Proteins from a single region of Desulfobacter postgatei 2ac9:
- a CDS encoding tetratricopeptide repeat protein produces MKHLLIFLVVLEFFGILDLPYAYAIPNNQPGLFITANMQFDYALNLFEQKDFNAAQVEFKRFIHFFPQDPRHDRADYTIGVALFYSGQYYEAAKRFDTIIRQSKDKDSPWVEQSCFMQSQAFEAMGNTGYAQIVLQNYLKLTRDTDTKDRIYLELARMHIRNTVTPGKNELAYARKNLMLISPEKQRKYDVATQLETIDNAVHAPTKSPVLAGILAIIPGGGMLYCERYKDAFISFCFNTGLIWAAYTAFDHDNPALGGVITFVESGFYSGNIYGSITAAHKYNKAAQIKILNKTFDFEPGLDPVNKSFFLRLTHGF; encoded by the coding sequence ATGAAGCATCTGCTGATATTCCTGGTCGTCCTTGAATTTTTTGGTATACTTGATCTACCGTATGCCTATGCAATACCAAATAATCAACCCGGCCTTTTTATTACGGCAAATATGCAGTTTGACTACGCCCTGAATCTTTTTGAACAAAAAGATTTTAATGCAGCCCAGGTGGAGTTCAAACGGTTTATCCATTTTTTTCCCCAAGACCCCAGGCATGACCGCGCCGATTATACCATAGGCGTCGCCCTGTTTTACTCGGGGCAGTATTACGAGGCAGCCAAACGATTTGATACAATAATTCGGCAGTCCAAAGATAAAGACAGCCCATGGGTCGAGCAATCCTGCTTTATGCAGAGCCAAGCCTTTGAGGCCATGGGCAACACAGGTTATGCCCAGATTGTTCTGCAAAATTATTTAAAACTGACCCGGGATACCGATACAAAAGACCGAATTTATCTGGAACTTGCCCGTATGCATATCCGGAACACCGTTACCCCGGGAAAAAATGAACTTGCCTATGCGCGTAAAAATTTGATGCTGATCAGTCCTGAAAAACAGCGAAAATACGACGTAGCAACGCAACTTGAAACCATTGACAATGCCGTACATGCACCGACAAAAAGTCCTGTTCTTGCAGGAATTTTGGCCATTATCCCGGGAGGTGGCATGCTCTATTGTGAACGGTATAAAGACGCCTTTATCAGTTTTTGCTTTAACACAGGCTTAATATGGGCGGCATACACGGCCTTCGACCATGACAACCCCGCCCTTGGCGGTGTGATTACCTTTGTGGAGAGCGGCTTTTATTCAGGCAATATTTATGGCTCCATAACCGCAGCCCACAAATACAACAAAGCAGCCCAGATAAAAATCTTGAACAAAACCTTTGACTTTGAACCGGGGTTGGACCCGGTAAATAAATCTTTTTTCCTGAGATTAACTCACGGATTCTGA
- the yidD gene encoding membrane protein insertion efficiency factor YidD has protein sequence MRALTTAQILTFPSSDAENPKNWFLADKITRIPSMMFNDNAPCITCNIQLRIFIIRLFLCIFIFSSLPKVLWAQDPTKNNDTTTNPVIKFYQTHISGIDGNRCAMYPHCSRYCAQVIRKHGIGLGVIMACDRLLRCGGDERQLSAHVRINGRELIFDPVSANDFWWFSPKPLAIETSQPGKKLYHSGSERMSNLNPDHQK, from the coding sequence ATGAGAGCATTGACGACAGCTCAGATATTAACATTTCCATCCTCAGACGCGGAAAATCCAAAAAACTGGTTTTTAGCGGACAAGATAACGCGCATACCATCAATGATGTTCAACGATAATGCACCTTGTATCACTTGCAATATCCAATTGAGAATATTCATAATTCGATTGTTTCTCTGCATTTTTATTTTCAGTTCACTACCTAAGGTGCTTTGGGCCCAGGACCCAACCAAAAACAACGACACAACAACCAATCCCGTAATTAAATTTTATCAAACGCACATATCCGGCATTGACGGAAATCGTTGCGCCATGTATCCGCACTGCTCCCGGTATTGTGCCCAGGTCATCCGGAAACACGGGATCGGCCTGGGCGTGATCATGGCCTGCGACCGTCTCCTCAGATGCGGTGGGGACGAGCGCCAACTGTCTGCCCATGTCAGGATCAATGGGCGCGAATTAATATTTGACCCGGTCAGTGCCAATGATTTCTGGTGGTTTTCACCTAAACCGTTGGCAATTGAAACCAGCCAACCTGGGAAAAAATTGTATCATTCAGGTTCCGAACGGATGTCGAATTTGAATCCGGATCACCAAAAATGA
- a CDS encoding type II secretion system protein N → MNIPLQKMKPIFSAVLIGLTILVAFQVYALIGPITDTPGVQTSSSNPKSDHTRPQSKSNRFEPVKLNNVIEKVTQRNLFKVEVDGQKNKASEPMNLHLEKTSLELTLWGTVTGHKKQEGWAVIQDIETKQQDLYRVNDKIQGATIKSILRNKVILTVNGKDQILEVNADPSPLLDRNRSPADRPSRPRPPQDHRPAQKEVEDMLNAASNSNPLFKTRPYIKNGEASGVMIYSIKKDSLAQRLGLRNGDIILAVDNIEIQDPQDLEDFDESIDDSSDINISILRRGKSKKLVFSGQDNAHTINDVQR, encoded by the coding sequence ATGAATATTCCCTTACAAAAAATGAAGCCAATATTTTCTGCAGTTTTAATAGGGTTAACCATCCTGGTAGCATTTCAGGTATATGCCCTGATCGGTCCGATTACTGATACACCAGGGGTACAAACATCCTCAAGTAATCCAAAGAGTGACCATACCCGGCCACAATCCAAATCTAATCGCTTCGAACCTGTCAAATTAAATAACGTCATAGAAAAGGTTACCCAGCGAAATCTTTTCAAGGTAGAGGTAGACGGTCAAAAAAATAAGGCATCTGAACCCATGAACCTTCATCTTGAAAAGACCAGCCTGGAACTGACGCTTTGGGGTACGGTAACAGGTCATAAAAAACAAGAAGGCTGGGCTGTAATACAGGATATTGAAACAAAACAGCAGGATCTATACCGGGTGAATGATAAAATCCAGGGTGCCACCATTAAATCGATATTACGCAACAAGGTTATTTTAACCGTAAACGGCAAGGATCAGATTCTTGAAGTGAATGCGGATCCGTCACCTCTTCTTGACCGAAACCGCAGTCCTGCCGACAGACCCTCCAGACCCAGGCCCCCGCAGGATCACAGGCCGGCCCAGAAAGAAGTGGAGGATATGTTAAATGCGGCATCAAACTCAAATCCATTGTTCAAAACCCGACCCTATATCAAAAACGGCGAAGCGTCAGGTGTTATGATTTACAGCATCAAGAAAGACTCCTTGGCCCAACGTTTAGGTCTCCGAAACGGGGACATTATCCTGGCCGTGGACAACATTGAGATACAAGATCCCCAGGATCTTGAAGATTTTGATGAGAGCATTGACGACAGCTCAGATATTAACATTTCCATCCTCAGACGCGGAAAATCCAAAAAACTGGTTTTTAGCGGACAAGATAACGCGCATACCATCAATGATGTTCAACGATAA
- a CDS encoding ParA family protein: MKNVLTISGLKGGTGKSVTALNLSASLALYGKKVLLVDCDPQARASQWRKIDSKKNDHNLAQVLAGRIGVADAVSGTDIEGLDILPGGFGLFSISRKLTRRIDNEKLLRLIIDEIKHDYDIVILDAPSSCGYLSIAALTAADWLAAVVIPDEDWVSDFYSLIRIVRYIRQSHNTPLGIAGILFNRCNSEKQMENRAAPEVFEKIRPLIYKTMIPDDEMLDKKPPSFGPLSLYDIKAQASQAYLGIAREIICAFNLK; this comes from the coding sequence ATGAAAAATGTATTAACTATTTCAGGGCTGAAGGGCGGCACAGGAAAGAGCGTAACTGCCCTTAATCTATCCGCATCTCTGGCACTTTATGGAAAAAAAGTACTGCTGGTTGATTGCGACCCCCAGGCACGTGCGTCCCAGTGGCGCAAGATTGATTCAAAAAAAAATGATCATAACCTTGCACAGGTGCTGGCCGGCAGAATAGGTGTTGCTGATGCCGTATCCGGAACCGATATTGAGGGATTGGATATCCTGCCGGGGGGTTTCGGACTTTTTTCCATTTCCCGTAAACTTACCAGGCGTATAGACAACGAAAAGCTTCTTCGCCTGATTATTGATGAAATCAAGCACGATTACGACATAGTTATTCTTGATGCCCCCTCATCCTGCGGATATCTGAGTATCGCCGCGTTGACGGCGGCAGACTGGCTTGCCGCAGTGGTCATCCCGGATGAAGACTGGGTCAGTGATTTTTACTCACTGATCAGAATTGTCCGGTACATACGCCAATCCCACAATACGCCGTTAGGCATTGCAGGTATACTGTTCAACAGATGCAATAGTGAAAAACAGATGGAAAATCGAGCAGCTCCCGAAGTGTTTGAGAAAATTCGTCCCCTGATATATAAAACCATGATCCCTGACGATGAAATGCTTGACAAGAAACCGCCCTCTTTTGGACCTTTGTCTCTGTACGACATTAAAGCACAGGCTTCCCAGGCTTATCTTGGGATAGCCCGTGAGATTATCTGTGCATTCAATTTAAAATGA
- a CDS encoding SUMF1/EgtB/PvdO family nonheme iron enzyme — MANLSITLSGIAEVIENLNYRPGSVKDKAVRGIFAYYVSEDSIQALSSIDGDSIIRQIWEVGDDYAKIKFKRRNFSSLKSSINADLKKLFQNGLNPEDIRLTESNVFDMTEDAKNSLLQSLSDAVKTDGFDLTKTADVLKVVAEFLNKIEFPDADNETTDIIEEIKKLLTRLGSEIFDDQDGASGDGAGGDGDVVLEDNVEIEEIDEDVEIEALDDDELEEVEEIDEDQQIEDIELDDDEDLEELEEIDEDTQIEDVELDDDESLEEIEDIELDEDQELEEVDLDEDEDLEELDELDEEEIKVLEEYRNARERAEQFDDFLGEREKKFNAYITIPAGTYTIGTEKTLKSSLALQPFDMPRVYIGKYPVTNALFEIFIEQTGYVTTAERKGIGTVYHSRYKKQGEKVIWSKQAGSSIVKGACWHQPLGPGSTLYGKRNHPVVQISVDDAFAYASWIGRRLPTEAEWEAAARTDMALKYPWGNQFDPDALNIESSGLADTSPVDNYDHAANVFGMADMLGNVMEWTADNQPPPFASSKAKFFNVAKGGAWNAKDTVTISSRGLFPFETTANIIGFRCISELFQ, encoded by the coding sequence TTGGCCAATCTATCCATCACCCTGTCCGGCATTGCCGAGGTCATAGAAAATCTTAACTACCGCCCGGGATCTGTCAAGGATAAGGCTGTTCGGGGCATCTTTGCCTATTATGTTTCCGAAGATAGTATCCAGGCGCTTTCGTCTATCGACGGAGACAGTATTATCCGTCAGATCTGGGAGGTCGGGGATGATTATGCAAAGATAAAATTCAAAAGAAGAAATTTTTCCAGTCTTAAATCCTCCATCAATGCCGACTTGAAAAAATTGTTCCAAAACGGTCTTAACCCTGAAGACATAAGGCTGACCGAGTCAAATGTCTTTGATATGACAGAGGATGCTAAAAACAGTCTTCTGCAGTCTTTGAGTGATGCTGTAAAAACAGATGGTTTTGATCTTACCAAAACCGCCGATGTGCTTAAGGTCGTGGCTGAGTTTTTGAATAAAATTGAGTTTCCTGATGCCGACAATGAGACAACGGACATCATAGAAGAGATTAAAAAGCTGTTGACGCGGCTTGGATCCGAAATCTTTGATGACCAGGATGGGGCAAGCGGTGATGGGGCAGGCGGTGATGGTGATGTCGTCCTCGAAGATAACGTTGAAATTGAGGAAATTGATGAAGATGTTGAAATAGAAGCGCTCGATGACGACGAACTTGAAGAAGTCGAGGAGATAGATGAAGACCAGCAGATCGAAGATATCGAACTTGATGACGATGAAGACCTTGAAGAGTTGGAAGAGATTGACGAGGATACCCAAATAGAAGATGTTGAGCTGGATGATGATGAATCCCTTGAAGAAATAGAAGACATTGAGCTTGACGAAGATCAGGAGTTGGAAGAAGTTGATTTAGATGAGGATGAGGACTTAGAAGAGCTTGACGAACTTGATGAAGAAGAGATTAAAGTCCTTGAGGAATATAGAAATGCCCGGGAGCGTGCTGAACAGTTTGACGATTTTTTGGGAGAGCGTGAAAAAAAATTCAATGCGTATATCACTATTCCCGCAGGGACCTATACCATTGGCACGGAAAAAACATTGAAATCCAGCCTGGCATTACAGCCCTTTGACATGCCCAGGGTGTATATCGGCAAATATCCGGTGACCAATGCTTTATTTGAAATTTTTATTGAACAGACCGGATATGTCACCACAGCTGAAAGAAAAGGGATTGGAACCGTTTACCATTCCCGGTATAAAAAACAGGGCGAAAAAGTGATTTGGAGCAAACAGGCCGGATCTTCCATTGTTAAAGGGGCCTGCTGGCACCAACCCCTGGGCCCCGGCTCAACCCTTTACGGCAAAAGAAACCATCCCGTGGTTCAAATCAGTGTGGATGATGCCTTTGCCTATGCCTCCTGGATCGGCAGGCGGCTGCCCACAGAAGCCGAGTGGGAGGCTGCTGCCCGCACGGACATGGCTTTAAAATACCCCTGGGGCAATCAGTTTGATCCGGACGCATTGAACATTGAATCTTCAGGGCTTGCAGACACAAGCCCCGTGGATAACTATGACCATGCTGCCAATGTGTTCGGCATGGCAGATATGCTGGGCAATGTAATGGAATGGACCGCCGACAACCAGCCGCCTCCGTTTGCTAGCAGCAAGGCTAAGTTTTTTAATGTGGCCAAAGGCGGGGCATGGAATGCCAAGGACACAGTCACCATCAGTTCCCGGGGCCTGTTTCCTTTTGAAACCACTGCCAACATCATCGGCTTTCGGTGTATTTCCGAACTATTCCAGTGA
- a CDS encoding cation-translocating P-type ATPase, whose product MSSQGKQIQNLTPDRVYTFLETNPEGLHGEEVEERLLNVGRNSFDIPDRWKMLRNFGKQFTNFFTILLIVSAIICFFAHGLNPGESMNFLGWALFVVALLNAFFSFIQEYRAERAMEALKKFLPQMVEVQRQGQVIKVSAEEIVPGDLLILAEGDKITADARVVEAEGLLVDNAPLTGEANPCVLVHGASSSRLVESNNIAFAGCTVIRGSGKAVVFATGLRTEFGKLAHLSQEIKRASSPLEQETAHMVRVLTVIAVSMGFAFFMYGMVTGRPLWVNLVFMMGIIVANVPEGLLPTFTLSLAMGSLRMAKKNVLVKSLNAVEALGAVHVICSDKTGTLTENRLTITELLSPLHGRSLAEQEQLDLLALALAASDVRGTDHLSGDPLDVAVAERLTILGADLEALREQIEHYFTFDVEKRRSAGIMTVAGKRFFVVKGAFEAVSPMLVSVRSAKDSKVVDTEVLGQAEDVLRGMAAQGLRVIALACRELDHGEEEDFASLQDALEKELVLVGFIGIEDPLRKEVPAAVTKCHTAGIEVLLITGDHPDTAQAIARKAGILPRENDPALLMTGADLEHLTEAGLIERLDQGTRVFARTTPEQKMKIVTALKAMEKVVAMTGDGVNDAPALKAADVGIAMGSQGTDVARESAQIILLDDNFASIVAGIEEGRTVFGNIKKFTNYVLVSNGPEILPYLLYILLPVPLALNVIQILSIDLGTDIIPSMALGQEPPDPETMNQPPRLREQGLLTLPLIMHSYLFLGLLEGIWSLGLFFYVLTSGGWRFGEALATTDPLYQSAMGIALSTILLMQIGNLLGRRFARRSGLDGGIFKNRLMLLGIVIQVVFSWATLYFPPLQKILNTGPVPLTIYFLAWFGIILIFGSDYLRKRYCKFRLIAD is encoded by the coding sequence ATGAGCAGCCAGGGCAAACAAATCCAAAATTTGACGCCGGATCGGGTCTATACTTTTCTGGAAACGAATCCCGAAGGCCTGCATGGCGAAGAGGTGGAGGAGCGGTTGCTCAATGTGGGCAGAAACTCATTTGACATCCCTGACCGCTGGAAAATGCTGCGCAATTTTGGTAAGCAGTTCACCAATTTTTTTACCATACTCCTCATTGTTTCGGCAATTATCTGTTTTTTCGCTCATGGTCTCAATCCAGGGGAGAGTATGAATTTCCTGGGCTGGGCCCTATTTGTTGTGGCTCTGCTCAACGCTTTTTTCAGTTTTATTCAGGAATATCGGGCTGAACGGGCCATGGAGGCCTTGAAGAAATTCCTGCCCCAGATGGTCGAGGTCCAGCGTCAGGGTCAGGTCATCAAGGTTTCTGCTGAAGAGATCGTACCCGGTGATCTCCTCATCCTGGCCGAGGGTGACAAAATCACGGCAGATGCCAGGGTTGTTGAGGCTGAGGGGTTGCTGGTCGACAACGCACCTCTGACCGGTGAGGCCAATCCCTGTGTTCTTGTTCATGGGGCAAGTTCGAGTCGCCTGGTTGAAAGTAACAACATTGCCTTTGCCGGCTGTACGGTGATCCGGGGCAGCGGTAAGGCCGTGGTCTTTGCTACCGGTCTTCGTACCGAATTCGGTAAACTGGCTCACCTCTCCCAGGAAATCAAGCGGGCCTCTTCGCCTCTGGAGCAGGAGACGGCCCATATGGTTCGAGTTCTTACCGTCATCGCCGTGAGCATGGGATTTGCTTTTTTTATGTATGGGATGGTGACCGGCAGGCCGCTGTGGGTGAATCTTGTCTTCATGATGGGGATCATCGTGGCCAATGTTCCGGAAGGGCTTTTACCCACCTTTACCCTCTCTCTGGCCATGGGTAGTCTGCGCATGGCCAAAAAAAACGTTCTGGTTAAAAGTCTCAATGCGGTGGAAGCGCTTGGTGCAGTCCATGTTATCTGTTCGGATAAGACAGGAACGCTTACTGAGAACAGACTCACCATCACCGAGCTACTGAGCCCCCTGCATGGCAGGTCTTTAGCCGAGCAGGAGCAACTGGATCTTCTGGCCTTAGCCCTGGCTGCATCTGATGTCAGGGGTACTGATCACCTGAGTGGGGATCCTTTGGATGTGGCGGTGGCCGAACGGTTAACTATCCTGGGTGCTGATCTGGAGGCGCTTAGGGAACAGATTGAGCATTACTTCACCTTTGACGTGGAGAAGAGACGATCGGCAGGTATCATGACTGTTGCCGGGAAAAGGTTTTTTGTAGTTAAAGGGGCCTTTGAGGCCGTGTCTCCGATGCTTGTCTCTGTTCGCAGTGCAAAGGACTCTAAGGTTGTGGATACAGAGGTTTTGGGTCAGGCAGAGGATGTGCTCCGGGGAATGGCCGCTCAGGGCTTGCGGGTTATTGCTTTAGCCTGCCGGGAACTGGATCACGGGGAGGAAGAGGACTTCGCATCTCTCCAGGATGCTCTAGAAAAAGAGCTGGTTCTTGTCGGTTTTATCGGCATCGAGGATCCTCTTCGCAAAGAGGTTCCGGCGGCTGTTACTAAATGTCATACCGCCGGGATTGAGGTCCTGCTCATTACCGGTGATCATCCGGATACGGCTCAGGCCATCGCCCGTAAGGCAGGGATTCTTCCCCGGGAAAATGACCCGGCCCTGTTGATGACCGGTGCCGATCTGGAGCATCTGACCGAGGCGGGGCTTATAGAGCGTCTCGATCAGGGAACCAGGGTCTTTGCTCGAACGACTCCGGAACAGAAGATGAAAATTGTCACGGCCCTCAAGGCTATGGAAAAAGTGGTGGCCATGACCGGGGACGGGGTCAACGATGCCCCGGCCCTTAAGGCCGCTGATGTGGGTATTGCCATGGGCAGCCAGGGAACAGATGTGGCCAGAGAGTCGGCTCAGATCATTCTTCTTGATGATAATTTTGCTTCTATTGTTGCGGGCATTGAAGAAGGGCGGACCGTGTTTGGGAATATCAAGAAGTTCACCAATTATGTCCTGGTAAGCAACGGCCCGGAAATCCTTCCTTACCTTCTCTATATCCTTCTACCAGTACCCCTGGCTCTGAATGTGATTCAGATTCTCTCTATTGATCTCGGCACTGACATTATCCCTTCCATGGCCCTGGGTCAGGAACCGCCGGATCCCGAAACCATGAACCAACCACCCCGGCTTCGAGAACAGGGCCTGCTTACCCTTCCCCTGATTATGCACAGTTATCTCTTTCTTGGTCTCTTGGAAGGTATCTGGTCTCTGGGGCTTTTTTTCTATGTCCTGACGAGTGGCGGATGGCGGTTCGGGGAGGCCCTGGCGACAACGGATCCCCTCTACCAATCGGCCATGGGTATTGCCCTGTCCACCATTCTCCTGATGCAGATCGGCAATCTCTTAGGACGTCGTTTTGCCAGGCGCTCCGGGCTTGATGGGGGAATTTTTAAAAACAGGCTGATGCTTTTGGGTATTGTTATCCAGGTGGTCTTTTCCTGGGCCACCCTATACTTTCCGCCTCTACAGAAAATCCTTAATACCGGGCCGGTTCCGTTGACCATCTATTTTCTGGCCTGGTTCGGGATTATCCTCATCTTTGGCAGTGATTATCTCAGAAAACGATATTGTAAATTCCGGCTCATCGCGGATTAG
- a CDS encoding universal stress protein: MKLTIYLAYDGSINADWVARYALNMAANGRDLQIILIHILDDIYSPDRIAKKIEAIEAESAVRGIRMTSRILPLQKNVFYSLLQAIPAGGESLCVCGARICSRNKGFLAGTISEKLLRHKQFNVMAIRVVKPGILGSPSDLLFPLSGHPRGFEAAMSFFMLLAPEVERLYLLRIMLVSSLWFQYMPATIVQSLKTKGYSYVNGVLKEIRQQLGENKIYLDAKVVLSDDWAKEILIHASKSRAQMILMGASDRNLPSRYFYGNKIEQILRRSPCDVGIYRKI; the protein is encoded by the coding sequence ATGAAATTGACTATTTATTTGGCTTACGACGGTTCAATAAATGCCGACTGGGTTGCTCGCTATGCCTTAAATATGGCAGCTAACGGCCGGGATCTCCAGATCATTTTGATCCATATCCTGGATGATATTTATTCTCCCGATAGGATAGCTAAAAAAATCGAAGCCATTGAAGCCGAATCTGCGGTCCGGGGGATAAGGATGACCAGCCGTATTTTGCCCCTCCAAAAAAACGTATTTTATTCCCTGCTCCAGGCTATTCCGGCCGGGGGGGAGAGTCTCTGTGTGTGCGGGGCCAGAATTTGCTCACGGAACAAGGGATTCCTGGCCGGCACTATTTCTGAAAAGCTCCTGCGTCATAAACAGTTCAATGTCATGGCTATCCGGGTGGTCAAACCCGGCATCCTTGGAAGTCCCAGTGATTTGCTTTTCCCCCTTTCCGGACATCCCAGGGGGTTTGAGGCTGCCATGTCTTTTTTCATGCTTCTGGCACCGGAAGTGGAACGGCTCTATCTTTTACGAATCATGCTGGTTAGCTCCCTGTGGTTTCAATATATGCCGGCAACTATTGTCCAGAGCCTCAAAACAAAGGGTTATTCCTATGTGAACGGGGTACTGAAGGAGATTCGTCAGCAGTTGGGAGAGAACAAGATTTATTTGGATGCCAAGGTGGTTCTCTCTGATGACTGGGCCAAGGAAATTCTTATCCACGCCAGCAAGAGTCGTGCTCAGATGATCTTAATGGGTGCCTCTGACCGAAATCTGCCGTCTCGTTATTTCTACGGTAACAAAATTGAACAGATCCTCAGGCGTTCTCCTTGTGATGTGGGGATTTATCGTAAGATATGA
- a CDS encoding XdhC family protein, translating to MGSLFTETKNAFSKGHSFALAMIISHKGSTPRRSGSWMLIWPDIRRHGH from the coding sequence ATGGGAAGTTTATTTACGGAAACAAAAAACGCATTCTCAAAAGGCCACTCCTTTGCCCTGGCCATGATTATCAGCCATAAGGGGTCCACCCCAAGGAGATCGGGCTCATGGATGCTGATATGGCCGGATATCCGACGGCACGGCCATTAA
- a CDS encoding molybdopterin-binding protein, which yields MKYYEKDKATSVPVQEAVGKVLLHDITRIVPDLFKGPQFKKGHVITMPDVKVLLDMGKEHIYVTGLDNEVHENEAALCIARAATGRNIRLSEPQEGKVSLSSQIFGLLKVNVDALFELNSIQDVIFATLHNRRTVQPEEELAGTRVVPLTVPKERLETAEAVCRKYYPVIEVTPFKRCDVGVVVTGSEVFHQRIRDGFGPVVSKKFERLGSRILKKKVVSDDMEMTVTAIRDLLDNGADFIAVTGGMSVDPDDLTPAAIRAAGGRVVTYGAPVLPGAMFMLAYIGDVPVVGLPGCVMYYRTSIFDLVVPPILAGETLEREDIVRMGHGGFCANCSQCRFPACSFGK from the coding sequence ATGAAATATTATGAAAAGGACAAGGCGACATCCGTACCGGTTCAGGAAGCTGTGGGAAAGGTCCTGCTTCACGATATCACGAGAATTGTTCCAGACCTGTTTAAAGGCCCCCAGTTTAAAAAAGGGCATGTTATCACCATGCCGGATGTCAAAGTCCTGCTTGATATGGGCAAGGAACATATTTATGTCACAGGACTTGATAACGAAGTCCATGAAAATGAGGCTGCCCTTTGCATAGCCAGAGCTGCTACAGGACGAAATATCCGGCTGAGTGAGCCTCAGGAGGGCAAAGTGAGTCTGTCATCTCAAATTTTTGGACTTCTAAAGGTCAATGTGGATGCCTTGTTTGAGCTGAACAGCATCCAGGATGTGATTTTTGCCACGCTGCATAACCGGCGGACCGTACAGCCGGAAGAGGAACTTGCCGGGACCCGTGTGGTGCCCCTGACCGTGCCCAAGGAGAGGCTTGAAACCGCAGAGGCGGTGTGTCGAAAATATTATCCCGTTATTGAAGTGACGCCCTTTAAACGCTGTGATGTAGGGGTCGTGGTCACCGGATCAGAGGTGTTCCACCAGCGCATACGGGACGGATTCGGTCCGGTGGTTTCAAAAAAGTTTGAACGCCTTGGGTCCAGGATTCTGAAAAAAAAAGTGGTGTCCGATGATATGGAAATGACCGTCACGGCCATCCGGGATCTTCTGGACAACGGCGCCGATTTCATTGCCGTGACAGGCGGGATGTCGGTGGATCCGGACGATCTGACCCCGGCGGCCATCCGGGCCGCCGGCGGCCGTGTGGTAACCTACGGCGCCCCGGTGCTGCCCGGGGCCATGTTCATGCTGGCTTATATCGGTGATGTCCCGGTGGTGGGACTGCCCGGCTGCGTCATGTACTACAGGACTTCCATTTTTGACCTGGTGGTGCCCCCGATTTTAGCCGGTGAAACCCTTGAACGCGAGGATATCGTTCGTATGGGCCACGGCGGGTTCTGTGCCAATTGCAGCCAGTGCCGGTTTCCTGCCTGTAGTTTCGGCAAGTAA
- a CDS encoding 4Fe-4S dicluster domain-containing protein encodes MQSPVMQAFQGRKAGTSIDRILSGVSLDAGRHREGVFTTGLNTDLSRIMPKPGTDFEKAMAGAGFVPDPNLAAAEAARCHQCDCSRCIKACNSFIESFEGFTGRYAREIYNNLSIVMGERTANLMINSCTLCDLCATVCPNDFSMADLCLQAREQMLEDKRMPVSAHAFALEEMAHAMGDACFFEKHALCLRQSVFPA; translated from the coding sequence ATGCAAAGTCCTGTGATGCAGGCCTTCCAGGGCAGAAAGGCAGGCACCTCCATTGACCGGATTTTATCGGGGGTCTCCCTTGACGCAGGAAGGCACAGGGAGGGGGTGTTCACCACCGGGCTGAACACAGACCTTTCCAGGATCATGCCAAAGCCCGGGACTGATTTTGAAAAGGCCATGGCCGGGGCAGGCTTTGTGCCGGATCCAAACCTTGCCGCGGCCGAGGCAGCCCGGTGCCACCAGTGCGACTGTTCCCGCTGCATCAAAGCCTGTAACAGTTTTATTGAATCCTTTGAGGGATTTACCGGCCGGTATGCCAGGGAAATTTACAACAACCTGTCCATTGTCATGGGCGAGCGCACGGCCAATCTGATGATCAATTCCTGCACACTTTGCGATCTTTGCGCCACGGTATGTCCCAATGATTTCTCCATGGCGGACTTGTGTTTGCAGGCAAGAGAGCAAATGCTTGAAGACAAACGAATGCCGGTTTCAGCCCATGCCTTTGCCTTAGAGGAGATGGCTCATGCCATGGGAGACGCCTGTTTTTTTGAAAAACACGCCCTGTGTCTGCGGCAGTCCGTTTTCCCGGCTTGA